In bacterium, a single window of DNA contains:
- a CDS encoding DUF445 family protein: MYTTLKITSIPFISALIGWFTNYLAVRMIFHPYQPVGFGPLKIQGLVPKRREELAASIGKTVSNHLISHADIAESLKSVQVIESFRQLIDQKVQELIDRKILSLNPMISAFIGTETKAKIRTAIVSEMILMLPDLAERFAAGLEAHLDMQALVTDRIRSFELEKLEQIILEISSRELKAIEIYGGVLGFMIGLIQVGLILL; this comes from the coding sequence GTGTACACGACGCTCAAGATAACTTCCATTCCTTTTATCAGTGCCCTTATCGGCTGGTTTACCAACTACCTGGCTGTGCGGATGATCTTTCACCCGTATCAGCCTGTTGGTTTTGGACCTCTGAAAATACAGGGACTGGTGCCGAAACGAAGGGAGGAACTGGCCGCAAGTATTGGGAAAACGGTTTCAAACCACCTCATATCCCATGCGGATATTGCCGAAAGCCTGAAATCGGTCCAGGTTATTGAATCCTTCAGGCAACTCATCGACCAAAAGGTGCAGGAATTGATCGACCGAAAGATCCTTTCTCTGAACCCTATGATTTCAGCCTTTATCGGCACGGAGACCAAAGCCAAAATCAGGACAGCTATCGTTTCCGAAATGATCCTCATGCTGCCGGACCTGGCCGAAAGATTTGCCGCAGGCCTGGAGGCACATCTCGACATGCAGGCGCTGGTGACAGATCGTATCAGGTCATTCGAACTGGAAAAATTAGAGCAGATTATTCTGGAAATATCTTCAAGGGAACTCAAAGCCATCGAAATCTATGGAGGAGTCCTCGGATTCATGATCGGCCTCATCCAGGTCGGCCTGATTCTCTTGTAG
- a CDS encoding M42 family metallopeptidase produces MRQESFDFLKRLVDAPSPSGFEAPAVRVYREYIQPHADTVTVDVMGNASATLSGKTPGPRIMLCGHCDEIGFMVQYIDDQGFIFFSAIGGIDIHLVPGHRVRIHTSGGSVLGVIGKKPIHLMEDEDRKKVAKITDLYIDIGAKDKKEAEEAVLIGDPITIDVGLERLKNDLVCSRGLDDKAGAFVVAETLRLLREEGKPFCGQVISVATVQEEVGLRGATTSAYQHKPDVGIAVDVGFATDQPGIEKKKVGDFSLGKGPIISRGANINPVVFDLLVRSAKEADIPCQIEAAPRSTGTDANVLQLSRGGVAAGLVSVPCRYMHTSVEVVSLQDMESSARLLAAFVRNLSGDTSFIPV; encoded by the coding sequence ATGCGTCAGGAATCGTTTGATTTTTTGAAAAGGCTGGTCGATGCTCCAAGCCCGTCGGGGTTTGAGGCACCGGCGGTGCGGGTATACCGGGAATATATTCAACCCCATGCTGATACGGTAACTGTTGATGTTATGGGCAATGCCTCGGCAACGCTGTCAGGGAAAACTCCCGGCCCCCGCATCATGCTGTGCGGGCATTGCGATGAGATCGGCTTTATGGTGCAGTATATCGATGATCAGGGGTTCATATTCTTTTCTGCCATCGGCGGAATCGATATCCATCTGGTTCCGGGCCACCGGGTCCGCATCCATACTTCAGGAGGGTCGGTCCTTGGAGTCATCGGGAAGAAACCGATCCATCTGATGGAGGATGAGGACCGGAAAAAGGTGGCCAAGATTACTGATCTGTATATCGATATCGGGGCTAAGGATAAGAAGGAGGCTGAAGAGGCGGTCCTCATCGGAGACCCTATTACCATAGATGTGGGACTGGAGCGGTTAAAGAACGATCTTGTCTGCTCCAGGGGGCTTGACGACAAGGCAGGCGCCTTTGTTGTTGCGGAAACTCTGCGTCTGCTCAGGGAAGAGGGCAAGCCTTTTTGCGGCCAGGTGATTTCCGTGGCTACGGTCCAGGAAGAGGTCGGCCTTCGCGGTGCCACGACCAGTGCCTATCAGCATAAGCCGGATGTGGGAATTGCGGTTGATGTCGGGTTTGCCACTGATCAGCCGGGCATCGAGAAGAAAAAGGTGGGCGATTTTTCCCTTGGCAAAGGCCCGATCATTTCCCGTGGAGCTAACATCAATCCGGTAGTCTTCGACCTTCTGGTCCGGTCAGCCAAAGAAGCGGATATCCCCTGTCAGATAGAGGCGGCCCCCCGGTCCACCGGCACTGATGCCAATGTCCTGCAACTGTCCAGGGGCGGGGTGGCAGCCGGGCTGGTCAGTGTTCCCTGCCGGTATATGCATACTTCGGTCGAGGTGGTGTCCCTCCAGGATATGGAAAGCTCTGCCCGGCTGCTGGCTGCTTTTGTCCGGAATTTATCGGGCGACACTTCCTTTATTCCGGTATAA
- a CDS encoding cytochrome c3 family protein — MGSRGSNWLWTILWLVVICLGVVNRASGQSIPDKMIINNEVYTTDIYQGVQFDHSGHAVNLSIACKVCHHEWKQNETRVPGKCIGCHAGKEAEGILLRDAYMNICRGCHSNLKIEGKPSGPTRCDECHPKKRRVKQ, encoded by the coding sequence ATGGGTAGTAGGGGAAGTAATTGGTTATGGACGATATTGTGGTTAGTGGTTATTTGCCTGGGAGTGGTGAACAGAGCCAGTGGTCAAAGTATACCGGACAAGATGATTATCAATAATGAAGTGTATACTACCGATATTTACCAGGGGGTTCAGTTTGATCATAGCGGCCATGCTGTGAATCTCTCCATTGCCTGTAAGGTCTGCCATCATGAGTGGAAACAGAACGAAACCAGGGTGCCGGGCAAGTGCATTGGTTGCCATGCGGGAAAAGAGGCAGAGGGAATTCTCCTGCGGGATGCTTATATGAATATATGCAGAGGATGCCATAGCAATTTAAAGATCGAGGGAAAGCCGTCGGGCCCAACCCGGTGCGACGAATGTCATCCAAAAAAGAGACGTGTTAAGCAGTAA
- a CDS encoding CopG family antitoxin, translated as MSELAHFWDKHDITDFEDLREEVTEPVFSKGKDIQLHLEEDEIQSLERSARRRGLKNTELIREWILEKLHAAEYTWR; from the coding sequence ATAAGTGAGCTTGCTCATTTTTGGGATAAACACGATATTACTGACTTTGAGGATTTACGTGAAGAAGTTACCGAGCCAGTTTTCAGCAAGGGGAAGGACATTCAATTACATCTTGAAGAGGATGAAATACAATCCCTGGAAAGATCAGCACGCCGAAGGGGGTTGAAAAATACTGAATTAATACGTGAATGGATTCTTGAAAAATTGCATGCTGCAGAGTACACGTGGCGATAA
- a CDS encoding HNH endonuclease has translation MENDWIHIEKDPRHIAREKEKARELRKSQWWKNRIGAGICYYCQKQFSPQELTMDHIVPLSRGGSSTKGNVVPCCKKCNAEKKYYTRAEVVMDRLRDTSGEPPDRSSDR, from the coding sequence ATGGAGAACGACTGGATTCATATTGAAAAAGACCCACGGCATATAGCCAGGGAGAAAGAAAAGGCCAGAGAGCTTCGAAAATCCCAATGGTGGAAAAACAGGATAGGGGCAGGAATCTGCTACTATTGTCAAAAGCAATTTTCACCGCAGGAGCTGACCATGGATCATATTGTACCCCTGTCCCGTGGCGGCAGCAGTACCAAAGGCAATGTTGTCCCCTGCTGTAAGAAGTGCAATGCTGAGAAAAAATATTATACCCGTGCCGAGGTAGTCATGGACAGACTCCGTGACACTTCCGGTGAACCACCTGATCGTTCTTCTGACAGATAA
- a CDS encoding GGDEF domain-containing protein — protein sequence MSSVEIELTKQKGENTFPLRVFDYQQLLIKYLNYVVLNNELMKVNNELNTLIKKLKRQCSQDGQTGLYNYRHLRQRLNMEFKRARRYQEPLTCIMLDVDHFKSINDTYGHRFGDFVLKKLGYMLRHPLRETDIVARYGGDEFGILVPNTGYQGAFIIAQKIYERITSYSFRYNGTCTNITASLGLASFPDDQVLTPGQLIDFADRALYQVKKNGGNAILGFQDIGKPQECTMAAANRK from the coding sequence ATGAGTAGTGTGGAAATAGAGCTAACCAAGCAAAAGGGCGAAAATACTTTCCCCCTTCGGGTTTTCGATTATCAGCAATTGCTGATCAAGTACCTGAATTACGTTGTCTTGAATAATGAATTGATGAAGGTCAATAACGAGCTGAATACCCTTATCAAAAAATTGAAAAGACAATGCTCCCAGGATGGTCAAACCGGTTTGTATAACTATCGGCATCTTCGTCAGCGATTGAATATGGAATTTAAACGGGCCAGAAGGTATCAGGAGCCCTTGACCTGCATCATGCTCGATGTAGACCATTTTAAATCAATTAACGATACCTATGGCCACCGGTTTGGTGATTTTGTACTCAAGAAACTGGGTTATATGCTGCGGCATCCTTTGCGGGAGACGGATATCGTGGCCCGGTATGGTGGAGACGAATTCGGCATCCTCGTTCCCAACACCGGTTACCAGGGAGCGTTCATAATTGCCCAGAAGATCTATGAACGGATCACCAGCTACTCTTTCCGGTATAATGGCACCTGTACCAATATTACCGCCAGCCTCGGTCTGGCATCATTTCCGGATGATCAGGTTCTCACCCCCGGCCAGCTCATAGATTTTGCCGACAGGGCCCTGTATCAGGTGAAAAAAAATGGAGGGAACGCAATCTTGGGCTTTCAGGATATTGGAAAACCGCAAGAATGCACCATGGCAGCAGCAAACCGGAAGTGA
- a CDS encoding SNF2-related protein, translating into MSFLDQLRPRFSPAVRQSGETCFAQGLVDIRTLNPRRIEATVKEKRKYTVGIDLQDRSRVEMSCTCPSFLDWGENCRHLWATLIEADQRWNLTDEWKGSKTEAQAPEADDLANDGLQESLELPKPTHGHELKSTCDAHDETFILSELKRRRDWRILLPGPDDASGAKHKRRSREASQQFFPFFILDRELSLQRGQAILKVEERFLKKNGAWGKSRSVRLDLGKAGAERYESAADQKAMELIQSLKSGREHLVYRYSYESLRDRAADEIPIPTTIAWDFLSILEATGRLYFRINEIDKTNCFQTRYREVKLNFAHVQPWRFNILFEENEEEDGYQLCPVLTLQDRSIPLTEPDIIFSGDPHWFIYQGEIHRIASRIPFIWIHELRKPGPIVVDRAEIPDFLRTLDQEGRHSLSDVFILPRELEFTKILGLVPRPQLSITFTRELWAHLDFRYGDDCLVDSRSSSAVISDFNRRVQVLRDLVREQECIRKLQSLGFKPLNHPDYEFSISRDASVKALQNLVEDEKWQVLGRDRKKIRLSSRFQFTVASGVDWFDLRGEVEFGDQTVSLQKILELQKHGERFIPLGDGALGILPEVWLNRNRFALELGKSQGKDSQGLRFSLGQAGLLDFLLNSGERVSFDEHYRKIRDCLNNFQGIRPVAAPKGFQGILRPYQKRGLEWLLFLNEFGFGGCLADDMGLGKTIQVLALLEHIRERGCQAPSLIVVPTSLVFNWQREARRFTPLLRVLAYTGSQRRSMVSDFGNYDLIITSYGILRRDILHLREFEFTYLILDEAQVIKNHQTQVAKASSVIRAKHRLSLTGTPLENHLGELWSQFEFLNPSLLGSYREFIDRFGSQAKIQTRRKDDAAGQEREELPGQAQSDLEPLRRLVHPFLLRRTKDDVEPELPDKTEQILYCDMTESQRALYARFRDRYRDTLLKTIDRAGLGSSRFKVLEGLLRLRQICCHPMILAGIQTVEKGCSSGKFIAFQEMLSEVIGGEHKALVFSQFTSMLRIMRRWLDQNSISYQYLDGRVRDRDQCIRRFQEDQDCKLFLISLKAGGFGLNLTAADYVFLYDPWWNPAVERQAVDRTHRIGQQKRVFTYRLITRDSVEEKIQDLQEQKKDLVKNVIHFHEGFIKHLTREDIVALFS; encoded by the coding sequence ATGTCTTTTTTAGATCAATTGCGGCCGCGTTTTTCACCTGCAGTTCGCCAAAGCGGCGAAACGTGCTTTGCTCAGGGCCTGGTAGATATCAGAACACTCAATCCCAGGAGGATTGAGGCCACAGTCAAAGAGAAAAGGAAGTACACCGTAGGGATTGATCTCCAGGATCGATCCCGGGTCGAGATGTCTTGTACTTGCCCCTCCTTCCTTGATTGGGGCGAAAATTGCAGGCACCTGTGGGCTACCCTCATTGAAGCTGACCAGCGGTGGAACCTGACAGACGAGTGGAAGGGCTCGAAAACCGAAGCTCAGGCTCCGGAAGCTGACGACCTTGCAAATGATGGTCTTCAGGAGAGCCTGGAGTTACCAAAACCCACTCATGGCCACGAATTAAAATCCACCTGTGATGCCCATGACGAGACTTTCATCCTTTCTGAGCTGAAGCGCAGGCGGGATTGGCGGATTCTGTTGCCCGGACCTGATGATGCCTCCGGCGCGAAGCATAAGCGGCGGAGCAGGGAAGCATCCCAGCAGTTTTTCCCCTTTTTTATCCTTGACCGGGAATTGAGCCTTCAGCGTGGACAGGCAATTCTCAAGGTTGAAGAAAGGTTCCTGAAAAAAAACGGGGCCTGGGGCAAGTCCCGAAGTGTCAGGCTCGACCTTGGCAAGGCCGGGGCTGAGCGATATGAAAGTGCCGCTGATCAAAAGGCTATGGAGCTCATTCAGTCTCTGAAAAGCGGGCGTGAGCATCTGGTTTACCGCTACAGCTACGAAAGCCTCCGGGATAGGGCAGCCGATGAAATTCCTATTCCCACGACCATTGCCTGGGACTTTCTGTCCATCCTGGAAGCTACCGGACGGCTCTATTTCCGGATCAATGAGATCGACAAGACAAATTGCTTTCAGACCCGATACCGCGAGGTGAAGCTGAATTTCGCTCACGTGCAGCCCTGGCGTTTTAATATTCTCTTTGAGGAGAACGAGGAGGAGGATGGTTATCAACTGTGCCCCGTACTCACTCTTCAGGACCGGTCGATTCCCCTTACTGAGCCGGATATTATCTTTTCCGGAGATCCCCACTGGTTTATCTATCAGGGGGAGATTCACCGGATTGCCAGCCGGATACCCTTCATCTGGATTCACGAGTTGCGCAAGCCCGGACCGATAGTGGTTGATCGGGCCGAGATTCCGGATTTCCTTCGCACGCTTGACCAGGAAGGGAGACATTCGCTTTCCGATGTCTTTATCCTCCCCAGGGAGCTGGAATTTACGAAAATCCTGGGATTAGTACCGCGGCCACAGCTCTCCATTACCTTTACCAGAGAGCTGTGGGCACATCTTGATTTTCGGTATGGTGATGACTGCCTTGTGGATTCACGAAGCTCCTCTGCGGTTATCAGTGACTTTAACCGCCGGGTTCAGGTTCTGCGCGATCTTGTCCGGGAGCAGGAGTGCATCCGGAAACTCCAAAGTCTGGGATTTAAGCCGCTTAACCATCCTGATTACGAATTCAGTATCTCCCGGGATGCGTCGGTCAAGGCTTTGCAGAATCTCGTGGAGGATGAAAAATGGCAGGTACTGGGCCGGGACCGGAAGAAAATCCGCCTTTCATCCAGGTTTCAATTTACGGTTGCCTCCGGTGTCGATTGGTTTGATCTGCGGGGAGAGGTCGAGTTCGGCGACCAGACTGTCTCTTTGCAGAAGATATTGGAGCTGCAAAAACACGGAGAGCGGTTCATCCCCCTGGGAGACGGGGCCCTGGGTATCCTGCCGGAGGTCTGGCTGAATCGTAATCGCTTTGCCCTGGAACTGGGCAAGAGTCAGGGAAAAGACAGCCAGGGCCTGCGGTTCTCTCTCGGACAGGCAGGACTGCTTGACTTCCTGCTGAATTCGGGAGAGAGGGTATCGTTTGATGAGCATTACCGAAAGATCCGGGATTGTCTGAACAATTTTCAGGGCATCCGGCCTGTGGCTGCACCGAAAGGCTTTCAGGGGATCCTGCGCCCGTATCAGAAGCGGGGGCTCGAGTGGCTGCTCTTCCTGAACGAATTCGGCTTTGGCGGCTGTCTGGCCGATGATATGGGCCTTGGCAAGACTATCCAGGTTTTAGCCTTGCTGGAGCATATCCGGGAAAGAGGATGTCAGGCACCTTCCCTCATCGTCGTTCCGACCTCGCTGGTTTTCAACTGGCAAAGAGAAGCCCGCCGGTTTACTCCGCTCCTGCGGGTACTTGCCTACACCGGCTCTCAGCGCAGGAGCATGGTGAGTGATTTTGGAAATTATGACCTGATCATCACCAGCTATGGAATTCTGCGCCGGGATATCCTGCATCTGCGGGAATTTGAATTCACCTACCTGATTCTGGATGAAGCCCAGGTTATCAAGAACCATCAGACCCAGGTAGCCAAGGCGTCCTCGGTAATCAGGGCGAAGCATCGCCTGTCTCTGACCGGAACCCCCCTGGAGAATCATCTGGGAGAGCTCTGGTCCCAGTTCGAGTTTTTGAATCCCTCGCTTCTGGGCAGCTACCGGGAATTTATCGACCGGTTTGGCAGCCAGGCAAAGATTCAAACCCGGCGGAAAGATGATGCCGCTGGCCAGGAGAGGGAAGAATTGCCCGGCCAGGCGCAATCCGATCTAGAACCCTTGAGACGGCTGGTCCATCCGTTTCTGCTCAGGCGGACCAAAGATGATGTGGAGCCGGAACTGCCTGACAAGACCGAACAGATTCTTTACTGCGACATGACCGAGAGCCAGCGCGCTCTCTATGCCAGGTTCCGGGACCGCTACCGGGACACGCTGCTGAAAACCATTGACCGGGCCGGGCTCGGCTCTTCCCGGTTTAAGGTCCTGGAGGGGCTTTTGCGATTGCGGCAGATATGCTGCCATCCCATGATCCTGGCCGGGATTCAGACGGTTGAAAAAGGGTGTTCTTCCGGTAAGTTCATTGCCTTTCAGGAGATGCTCAGTGAAGTAATTGGAGGTGAGCATAAGGCCCTGGTTTTCTCCCAATTTACCAGTATGCTCAGGATCATGCGCCGGTGGCTCGATCAGAACAGCATCAGCTACCAGTACCTGGATGGCCGGGTCCGGGACCGTGATCAGTGCATCCGCCGGTTTCAGGAAGATCAGGACTGCAAGCTGTTCCTCATCAGCCTGAAGGCTGGAGGATTCGGCCTGAACCTGACAGCCGCCGATTACGTGTTCCTGTACGATCCCTGGTGGAATCCTGCGGTTGAACGGCAGGCCGTTGACCGGACCCACCGGATTGGCCAGCAGAAAAGGGTTTTTACCTACCGATTGATAACCAGGGATAGTGTGGAGGAGAAAATCCAGGATCTGCAGGAGCAGAAAAAAGATCTGGTCAAAAATGTCATTCACTTCCACGAAGGCTTTATCAAGCACCTGACCAGAGAGGATATCGTCGCGCTCTTTTCCTGA
- a CDS encoding lysylphosphatidylglycerol synthase transmembrane domain-containing protein yields the protein MFPSKMGNIWTTRKNCNREKTASMTKLHKNLLTAFKVAFAAGLIVYLISSGGLNLHSMGKVMAHPGWFSLVTLLWGLLTVITSIRWYLLLLAQGVMITFWKTLSLNFIGMFFNLCLPGATGGDLVKCYYLASIYPGKKMETITTVLIDRVLGVAGLVLVGGISVLAHPAISLGGNRMVRTFSCSILAVCITTLLGLILLLNLPVSFLDAHLERHSHGLLGNMLMRGYRAMRVYRDKQFTIYFSLFLSSLVHTTIIITSLIIGRVIGSPMSWRFYGVITPLGLIASALPIAPAGLGVGEAAFEYLYKLVGSSLGGEIIAVIHLIAIFWGLVGLPFYLLVRKSPQPASAEGTFVAE from the coding sequence ATGTTCCCATCAAAGATGGGGAACATCTGGACAACCAGGAAAAACTGTAACCGGGAAAAGACTGCCTCCATGACTAAACTGCACAAGAACCTGTTAACGGCCTTCAAGGTCGCCTTTGCGGCCGGATTGATCGTTTATCTGATTTCAAGTGGCGGCCTGAACCTGCATTCGATGGGTAAAGTCATGGCGCATCCGGGGTGGTTTTCGCTGGTTACGCTTCTGTGGGGCCTTCTGACGGTCATCACTTCCATTCGATGGTATCTGCTTCTGCTCGCCCAGGGGGTAATGATTACTTTCTGGAAAACACTGAGCCTGAATTTCATCGGCATGTTTTTCAATCTGTGCCTGCCGGGAGCTACCGGAGGCGATCTGGTCAAATGCTACTACCTGGCTTCCATCTATCCGGGCAAGAAAATGGAAACCATCACCACGGTCCTCATCGATCGGGTTCTGGGAGTGGCCGGGCTGGTGCTGGTGGGGGGAATATCGGTGCTTGCCCATCCGGCTATCAGTCTGGGCGGAAACCGGATGGTCAGGACCTTCAGTTGTTCTATTCTCGCAGTCTGCATCACCACCCTTCTGGGACTGATTCTGCTGCTGAATCTGCCGGTTTCTTTTCTCGATGCCCATCTGGAAAGACATTCCCACGGACTCTTGGGGAATATGCTCATGAGGGGCTACCGGGCGATGCGGGTCTATCGGGACAAACAATTTACCATTTACTTCTCACTCTTCCTTTCCTCTCTGGTTCATACGACCATCATTATCACCAGCCTTATCATTGGCAGGGTTATCGGTTCCCCGATGAGCTGGCGCTTCTACGGGGTTATCACGCCACTTGGTCTCATTGCCAGTGCTCTGCCCATTGCTCCGGCCGGCCTGGGAGTGGGAGAGGCAGCCTTTGAATACCTGTATAAACTGGTAGGCTCATCCCTGGGAGGTGAAATCATCGCCGTGATTCACCTGATAGCGATCTTCTGGGGCCTGGTTGGGCTTCCTTTTTACCTGCTGGTCAGGAAAAGTCCTCAACCTGCTTCGGCTGAGGGAACCTTTGTGGCTGAATGA
- a CDS encoding glycosyltransferase: MKILQVCHDVQSQGGKDWVAEADKRLLKKNGHRIIYLGQENKKAINASRYTASHTVHHHGSPHWRDQSSPIIQMIQKHRPNVVHVYNMALTGLPQFSNTCQKLGIPVIQSLYRYEVLCPKSSLFYSNKLCISCMKQSLLKGDGLQKCCRDNQNQVTDVVKMIRDYWNQKACHGSVDCYLVPTEFFKEKLIEYGFPNQKVVVKPHAGDEVESAPAQEVEDYALFLGKLSEENGIRTLLNAWSSVPDIPLKILGDGPLKQEVEDACSGSKNLEFLGWQSKAECTYHLARALMLIFPKESHETFPSTIIRAYAYGIPVIASDLGGMKHFVINGISGCLFPPGDAKELGEKVSWLWKNRNILTSMREGARTEYEEKYSGEKNYQILINLYQDVLSQKKRVAVKNINRNFHHLQNL, translated from the coding sequence ATGAAGATCTTGCAAGTTTGTCATGATGTTCAATCCCAGGGCGGAAAGGATTGGGTTGCTGAAGCAGATAAGCGGCTGCTCAAAAAGAATGGCCACCGGATAATTTACCTTGGGCAGGAGAATAAAAAGGCTATTAACGCCAGTAGATATACGGCTTCGCACACTGTCCATCATCATGGTTCACCCCACTGGAGAGATCAGTCTTCTCCGATTATCCAGATGATCCAAAAGCATCGACCCAATGTGGTACATGTCTATAATATGGCATTAACGGGCCTTCCTCAGTTCTCCAATACCTGTCAGAAGTTGGGTATCCCTGTTATCCAGAGTTTGTATCGGTACGAAGTGCTGTGTCCTAAATCCAGCCTTTTTTACTCAAATAAACTGTGCATTTCATGTATGAAACAATCTTTATTGAAAGGTGATGGTCTACAAAAATGTTGCAGGGATAATCAAAATCAGGTAACGGATGTAGTAAAAATGATCCGGGACTATTGGAACCAAAAAGCCTGTCATGGAAGTGTTGATTGTTACCTTGTTCCAACTGAATTCTTCAAGGAAAAGCTGATTGAATACGGCTTTCCCAATCAGAAGGTAGTTGTGAAACCTCATGCCGGCGACGAAGTCGAGTCCGCCCCCGCCCAGGAGGTTGAAGATTATGCCCTGTTTCTTGGAAAGCTATCTGAAGAGAATGGAATCCGGACCCTGCTGAATGCATGGTCATCTGTTCCCGATATCCCGTTAAAAATCTTAGGCGATGGTCCTCTCAAGCAGGAAGTGGAGGATGCCTGTTCCGGTTCCAAAAATCTCGAATTTTTAGGCTGGCAGTCAAAGGCTGAATGTACCTATCATCTGGCGCGTGCTTTAATGCTCATTTTTCCCAAAGAATCCCATGAGACCTTTCCATCCACCATCATCAGGGCTTATGCATATGGAATTCCGGTAATTGCCAGCGATTTGGGAGGAATGAAGCACTTTGTAATTAACGGAATCAGCGGCTGCCTGTTCCCTCCCGGTGATGCAAAGGAACTGGGGGAAAAAGTCTCCTGGCTCTGGAAAAACCGGAATATACTAACCTCGATGAGGGAGGGGGCCAGGACTGAATATGAGGAGAAATACAGTGGAGAGAAGAACTATCAGATACTCATCAATCTCTATCAGGATGTTTTATCTCAAAAGAAACGGGTAGCAGTCAAGAATATCAATCGAAATTTTCATCATCTGCAAAACCTGTGA
- a CDS encoding Smr/MutS family protein, with protein MSDTESSQYNEFEAVEVPIEDSLDLHTFLPGEVPDLLQDYLEACRERHIYQVRIIHGKGTGMLRERVHSILRTSPLVQSFSLAPPQAGSWGATIVVLKR; from the coding sequence ATGTCAGACACAGAGAGCTCACAATACAATGAATTTGAGGCGGTAGAGGTCCCCATTGAGGATTCTCTGGATCTTCATACCTTCCTGCCCGGAGAGGTTCCTGATCTCCTTCAGGATTATCTTGAGGCCTGCCGGGAAAGGCATATCTATCAGGTCCGCATCATTCACGGCAAGGGAACCGGAATGCTGAGGGAGAGAGTCCACAGCATTCTGAGGACATCTCCCCTGGTGCAATCCTTTTCCCTGGCTCCTCCGCAGGCAGGCTCCTGGGGAGCAACCATCGTGGTCCTCAAGCGGTAG